A stretch of Triticum aestivum cultivar Chinese Spring chromosome 1D, IWGSC CS RefSeq v2.1, whole genome shotgun sequence DNA encodes these proteins:
- the LOC123162264 gene encoding defensin Tk-AMP-D2 produces the protein MASPSRTAATPAVLLLLLLLVATEMGTTKVVEARTCLSQSHKFKGTCLSDSNCAGVCRTENFPDGECNSHRLERKCFCKRTC, from the exons ATGGCGTCCCCAAGTCGCACGGCCGCCACgcccgccgtcctcctcctcctgctcctgctTGTCGCCACAG AGATGGGGACGACCAAGGTGGTGGAGGCCCGGACGTGCCTGTCGCAGAGCCACAAGTTCAAGGGCACCTGCCTCAGCGACAGCAACTGCGCCGGCGTGTGCCGCACCGAGAACTTCCCCGACGGCGAGTGCAACTCCCACCGCCTCGAGCGCAAGTGCTTCTGCAAGCGGACCTGCTAA